A genomic stretch from Pomacea canaliculata isolate SZHN2017 linkage group LG2, ASM307304v1, whole genome shotgun sequence includes:
- the LOC112558176 gene encoding guanine nucleotide-binding protein G(q) subunit alpha — translation MACCLTEELKEQKRINQEIERQLKKDKRDARRELKLLLLGTGESGKSTFIKQMRIIHGSGYSDDDKRSFIKIVYQNIFMAMHAMIRAMDTLNIPYHNPSNRENGNMIRQVDYETVTTFERQYVDAIRTLWEDPGIQECYDRRREYQLTDSAKYYLDSVDRIATTDYLPTLQDILRVRVPTTGIIEYPFDLDSIIFRMVDVGGQRSERRKWIHCFENVTSIMFLVALSEYDQVLVESDNENRMEESKALFRTIITYPWFQNSSVILFLNKKDLLEEKIMHSHLVDYFPEFDGVKKDATAAREFILKMFVELNPDPDKIIYSHFTCATDTENIRFVFAAVKDTILQLNLKEYNLV, via the exons ATGGCGTGCTGCCTTACAGAGGAACTGAAGGAACAGAAGCGAATAAATCAGGAGATTGAGCGGCAgttgaagaaagacaaaagagatgCACGCAGAGAATTGAAGCTACTGCTTTTAG GGACTGGAGAATCGGGCAAGAGCACATTCATCAAACAGATGCGCATCATCCATGGCTCTGGCTACTCAGATGATGACAAACGCAGCTTTATCAAAATAGTCTACCAAAACATCTTCATGGCCATGCATGCTATGATTCGTGCAATGGATACACTCAACATCCCCTATCACAACCCTTCAAACAGA GAAAACGGGAACATGATTCGACAGGTGGACTATGAAACTGTGACCACATTTGAAAGACAGTATGTGGATGCTATTCGCACATTGTGGGAGGACCCAGGCATACAGGAGTGTTATGACCGTCGTCGAGAGTACCAGCTTACAGACTCTGCCAAATA TTACCTAGACAGTGTGGATCGGATTGCCACCACTGACTACCTGCCAACATTACAAGATATTTTACGTGTCAGAGTTCCAACAACTGGTATCATAGAATACCCTTTTGACCTGGACAGCATCATATTTAG gatgGTGGATGTGGGAGGGCAGCGATCTGAACGTAGGAAATGGATTCATTGTTTTGAGAATGTTACATCCATTATGTTTCTAGTCGCCTTAAGTGAATATGATCAAGTATTGGTTGAGTCTGACAATGAG AATCGCATGGAGGAGTCCAAAGCCTTGTTCCGAACAATTATTACCTATCCCTGGTTCCAGAACTCTTCTGTTATTCTCTTCCTAAACAAGAAGGATCTTCTGGAGGAGAAAATTATGCACTCTCATCTAGTAGACTACTTTCCAGAGTTTGATG GTGTCAAGAAAGATGCAACCGCTGCCAGGGAGTTCATCCTGAAGATGTTTGTGGAGTTAAACCCAGACCCTGACAAGATCATCTACTCCCACTTCACCTGTGCAACAG ACACAGAAAATATTCGCTTCGTCTTTGCGGCAGTGAAAGACACCATCCTGCAGCTGAATCTGAAGGAGTACAACCTGGTGTGA